The Nitrosomonas communis genome has a segment encoding these proteins:
- a CDS encoding Hsp20/alpha crystallin family protein yields MMAEENKENIPVSTNKEAAKKEATKGEVSAMRPATDIERSFTEMERAFDRFFRRGWPSLWRWGGVPAWDNPFELEASHSPKLDVIDRDNEILVRAEIPGIEKEDLNISLTGNLLTIKGQCASDVKEEKGDYHRREISNFSFSRSVALPGEVDTAKTTASLKSGILEITLPKAESSKRRSITVQ; encoded by the coding sequence ATGATGGCAGAAGAAAATAAAGAGAATATTCCAGTCTCTACAAATAAAGAAGCAGCAAAAAAAGAAGCAACAAAAGGTGAAGTATCTGCTATGCGACCAGCCACTGATATAGAACGTTCTTTTACTGAGATGGAACGCGCTTTTGATCGCTTCTTTCGGCGTGGCTGGCCGTCATTATGGCGATGGGGAGGGGTCCCGGCATGGGATAACCCGTTTGAATTGGAAGCTTCACATTCACCGAAGCTGGATGTGATCGATCGAGATAATGAAATTCTGGTTCGTGCTGAAATCCCTGGTATAGAGAAGGAAGACCTGAATATTTCTCTTACCGGCAATTTGCTCACGATCAAAGGTCAATGTGCTAGCGATGTAAAAGAAGAGAAAGGTGATTATCATAGACGCGAAATTTCCAATTTTTCATTCTCTCGTTCAGTTGCATTGCCAGGAGAAGTGGATACTGCCAAAACGACTGCATCTTTGAAAAGTGGGATTCTAGAAATTACTTTGCCAAAAGCTGAATCTTCAAAGCGACGTAGTATTACTGTGCAGTAA
- a CDS encoding DUF2934 domain-containing protein, producing the protein MEPTKPLTKNTRKKVTVTGNESNGEHMQENRNSRIAIAAYYKAQERGFQPGHELDDWLTAEVEVNNEYYQ; encoded by the coding sequence ATGGAACCTACTAAACCACTTACCAAGAATACCAGGAAAAAAGTAACGGTTACAGGTAACGAATCTAATGGCGAGCATATGCAGGAAAACCGCAATTCTCGTATCGCTATTGCAGCTTATTACAAAGCACAGGAAAGAGGATTCCAACCCGGACATGAACTGGATGATTGGCTGACTGCTGAAGTGGAGGTGAATAATGAGTATTACCAGTAA
- a CDS encoding IS982 family transposase gives MDTTTIFCESDEFCKEFEPQWEQHLLESSLKQRRRQGALCLSEIMTIMVGFHLSGYRTFKHYYLNYVLRYQRDYFPGLVSYHRFVELLQGSLVPLCCFLTSRFGQCSGISFIDSTKISVCHNRRIGSHQVMAGFAARGKASMGWFYGFKLHLVINDQGELPGVKITAGNVDDRDPVPEVTRSLFGKLFGDRGYISQSLFEQLREQGVQLITKVRKNMKNKLLPLFDKLLLRKRSIIESVNDPLKNISQIEHSRHRSPVNFFVNLIAGLVAYTFREKKPSLNIRLPQALPVVI, from the coding sequence ATGGATACTACAACGATTTTTTGTGAGAGTGACGAATTTTGTAAAGAGTTTGAGCCGCAATGGGAGCAGCACTTATTAGAGTCATCGCTGAAACAGCGTCGGCGGCAAGGAGCGCTGTGTCTAAGCGAAATCATGACCATCATGGTCGGGTTTCATCTATCCGGGTACCGGACGTTTAAACACTATTACCTGAATTACGTGTTGAGGTATCAGCGCGATTATTTTCCAGGGTTGGTGAGTTACCACCGCTTTGTGGAGCTGTTGCAAGGTAGCCTGGTGCCTTTGTGCTGTTTTCTGACCAGTCGCTTTGGGCAATGTAGTGGGATCAGTTTCATTGATTCGACTAAGATTAGTGTGTGCCATAATCGCCGTATTGGGTCTCATCAAGTAATGGCAGGGTTTGCTGCCCGGGGAAAGGCCAGCATGGGTTGGTTTTATGGATTCAAGCTGCACCTGGTCATTAATGACCAGGGAGAATTGCCAGGGGTAAAAATAACGGCGGGCAATGTGGATGACCGTGACCCGGTACCAGAGGTGACGCGCTCCTTGTTTGGCAAACTCTTCGGTGACCGGGGCTACATTTCGCAATCACTCTTTGAGCAACTCCGCGAGCAAGGCGTGCAGCTCATCACCAAAGTACGCAAGAACATGAAAAACAAGCTGTTGCCGTTGTTTGACAAGCTGCTGCTACGTAAACGTTCGATCATTGAGAGCGTCAATGACCCATTGAAGAATATCTCGCAAATCGAGCACTCCCGCCATCGCAGCCCAGTTAACTTTTTTGTTAATCTGATAGCCGGATTGGTGGCTTACACCTTTCGCGAGAAGAAACCCTCACTTAATATCAGGCTCCCTCAAGCTCTTCCAGTCGTGATTTGA
- the hpf gene encoding ribosome hibernation-promoting factor, HPF/YfiA family: MQSPLQITIRDISSSDALEAHIRDKVEKLENFFDRIVSCHVVVEMPHKHHHQGKEFNVRINIGVPGNDIVVNRDHHEDPYVALREAFDAAKRQLEDHARRMQLKTKAHAADQIGHVARIFYEEGYGFIRGQDSVERYFHRDNVIDPSFELLQEGDEVKFIEELGAETPQAKRVSAGKHHLPE; this comes from the coding sequence ATGCAAAGCCCACTACAAATTACCATACGCGATATATCTTCTTCCGATGCACTAGAAGCGCATATTCGCGACAAAGTGGAAAAGCTCGAAAACTTTTTTGATCGCATTGTTTCCTGCCATGTAGTAGTTGAAATGCCGCATAAGCATCATCATCAAGGGAAAGAGTTCAATGTCCGCATCAATATCGGTGTGCCCGGCAACGATATTGTGGTTAACCGCGATCATCACGAAGATCCCTATGTCGCCTTGCGCGAGGCTTTCGACGCTGCCAAGCGTCAGCTTGAGGATCATGCACGTCGAATGCAGCTTAAAACCAAAGCACACGCTGCTGATCAGATTGGACACGTTGCGCGTATCTTTTATGAAGAAGGTTATGGTTTTATTAGAGGACAGGATAGCGTGGAACGTTATTTTCATCGCGATAATGTCATTGATCCAAGCTTTGAGCTCTTGCAGGAAGGGGATGAAGTCAAGTTCATCGAGGAGCTAGGAGCCGAAACTCCACAAGCCAAGCGGGTGAGTGCTGGTAAGCATCACTTGCCGGAGTGA
- a CDS encoding CBS domain-containing protein, with product MPVVDDNNMLIGIVTLDDLLGLLSEELDALVKLMAHEQQKEAGIRR from the coding sequence TTGCCAGTAGTAGATGATAATAATATGCTGATCGGTATTGTTACGCTCGATGACTTATTAGGGTTACTGTCTGAGGAACTCGATGCACTCGTAAAGCTCATGGCACACGAGCAGCAAAAGGAAGCGGGTATTCGCCGCTAG
- a CDS encoding CBS domain-containing protein, translating to MPIGEICKREVVVAQRDDTVLQAAKLMRQHHVGDVLVVDDEGEGKRVPVGIVTDRDLVMEVIAPELDTNVITVGDIMVSDFASVKENTGVFESIQYMRVKGYVVCQ from the coding sequence ATGCCTATAGGTGAAATTTGTAAACGTGAAGTCGTCGTTGCTCAACGTGATGATACTGTATTACAGGCAGCTAAGCTGATGCGCCAGCACCATGTTGGAGATGTGCTGGTGGTCGATGACGAGGGAGAAGGAAAGCGCGTGCCGGTCGGTATAGTGACTGACCGCGATTTGGTCATGGAAGTTATTGCACCAGAACTCGATACAAATGTTATCACTGTTGGTGATATTATGGTCTCTGATTTTGCTAGCGTAAAGGAAAATACGGGTGTATTTGAATCAATTCAATATATGCGTGTCAAGGGGTACGTCGTTTGCCAGTAG
- a CDS encoding PAS domain-containing sensor histidine kinase, which produces MIDSFTGLSFQTLLNAVSDAILLIDDSDRIVLTNVAAQQLFGYVDHELCGLAIEELISPHYRDLYQYYREVYLGKPWERDIGNDRTLVVLTHDKQELKVNIGLNPLTAHDQLYILITLNISDRRRQAEVALKVSEERLWLAKQAAALGVLDIDFENNVIHIDKRMRELWGCATGEIMTYDKFIRAIHPKDYATHQAAFEKAMDPAGDGHYLAEFRVINAADGFERWITITGQVHFEIRRANRLVGMARDITKRKTLEKELQMQRAESEVLFKQQVAIHTASAIAHELNQPLTAISAYSEVTLRAMESEAFNIDEVRQMLENCVKQSQHAGCRLHELVAFLQKGELVTEKLSLNEVVTDALKIAHSEGYNDFHHVLHLESNLPAVLANRLHIQKTLVNLLINAVESMRAANISSPAITIAISILNEKNLAMVSVLNIGPGIDQEIVRYIFDPFFTTKPTGIGMGLSISRALIEANGGQLWLDPDTKEGAKFNFTLPFAS; this is translated from the coding sequence ATGATTGACTCATTTACAGGGCTAAGCTTTCAAACACTGCTCAATGCAGTATCAGATGCTATATTGTTAATCGATGACTCGGATCGCATTGTGCTAACAAATGTGGCCGCGCAACAACTATTCGGTTATGTAGATCATGAACTTTGCGGTCTCGCGATCGAAGAACTCATATCTCCTCACTATCGGGATCTTTATCAGTACTACCGAGAAGTTTATCTCGGCAAGCCATGGGAACGCGACATAGGAAATGATAGAACACTGGTTGTCTTAACTCATGACAAACAGGAGCTGAAGGTAAATATTGGCCTGAATCCCCTGACAGCCCACGATCAACTTTATATTTTGATCACGCTGAATATCAGTGATCGACGTCGTCAGGCAGAAGTCGCACTGAAAGTTAGTGAAGAACGGTTGTGGCTAGCCAAACAAGCAGCAGCATTGGGTGTTCTTGATATCGATTTCGAAAACAACGTCATACACATTGATAAACGGATGCGCGAGCTCTGGGGTTGCGCAACTGGGGAAATCATGACTTATGATAAGTTTATCCGTGCGATTCATCCCAAAGATTATGCCACTCACCAAGCCGCTTTTGAGAAAGCCATGGATCCTGCTGGTGATGGCCACTACCTTGCAGAATTTCGTGTTATTAATGCTGCTGATGGATTTGAGCGTTGGATCACCATAACTGGGCAAGTGCACTTTGAAATAAGACGTGCAAATCGCCTTGTCGGCATGGCTCGCGATATCACTAAACGCAAAACACTCGAGAAAGAACTTCAAATGCAGCGTGCTGAATCAGAAGTACTTTTTAAGCAGCAAGTAGCGATTCATACGGCTTCTGCCATTGCCCATGAGCTAAATCAACCGCTTACTGCAATCTCTGCATACAGTGAGGTCACATTGCGTGCAATGGAAAGTGAGGCTTTCAATATCGACGAAGTAAGACAGATGCTTGAAAACTGTGTCAAACAATCTCAGCATGCTGGTTGCAGACTGCACGAACTGGTTGCCTTTCTGCAAAAAGGAGAATTGGTTACTGAAAAACTCAGTCTGAATGAAGTGGTAACGGATGCTTTAAAAATTGCTCACAGCGAGGGCTATAACGATTTTCATCACGTATTACATTTGGAATCTAATCTCCCTGCAGTGCTTGCCAATCGTCTTCATATACAAAAAACCCTGGTAAATCTATTGATAAATGCTGTGGAATCAATGCGCGCAGCGAATATCTCATCTCCTGCAATTACGATTGCCATCAGCATATTGAACGAAAAAAACTTAGCCATGGTCTCAGTACTTAATATTGGCCCTGGTATTGATCAAGAAATAGTCCGGTATATTTTTGATCCTTTCTTCACAACAAAACCAACCGGGATCGGCATGGGATTGTCGATCAGTCGCGCCCTCATTGAGGCTAATGGCGGTCAACTCTGGCTTGATCCTGATACCAAGGAGGGTGCCAAATTTAACTTCACACTACCTTTTGCATCATGA
- a CDS encoding response regulator transcription factor, with translation MISQHFIVFIVDDEPAVRDSLALLLKQEGIFVQTFENAETFLNAYQPGHKGCIILDVRMPGIGGLQLQEKLLNYKNIMPIIFLTGHGDIPMSVRAIKAGAIDFLTKPITRVKLLASVQSAFLESEKLIEANKHNQDALSRLASLTKREHEVMMIAIQGYHNKEIASRLGISFRTVEIHRSNIMHKTGAINLLDLARIAYESGLNTST, from the coding sequence ATGATCTCTCAACACTTCATTGTTTTTATCGTGGATGATGAGCCAGCAGTAAGAGATTCTTTGGCTCTTCTACTCAAGCAGGAAGGAATCTTTGTGCAAACTTTTGAAAATGCTGAAACCTTTCTTAATGCTTATCAACCTGGTCACAAAGGTTGTATTATTCTTGATGTACGCATGCCCGGAATAGGTGGCTTGCAGCTTCAGGAAAAACTCTTAAATTATAAAAACATAATGCCCATTATATTTCTTACTGGGCATGGTGATATTCCTATGAGTGTCAGAGCAATCAAAGCGGGTGCAATCGATTTTCTCACCAAACCCATTACCCGCGTAAAACTTCTTGCCTCCGTTCAATCAGCTTTTCTGGAAAGTGAAAAGCTAATAGAAGCGAATAAACATAACCAGGATGCGCTATCACGCTTGGCAAGTCTCACGAAACGTGAGCATGAAGTTATGATGATTGCTATTCAGGGATACCACAACAAGGAGATTGCATCTCGTCTCGGTATCAGCTTTCGCACGGTAGAAATTCACCGATCCAATATCATGCACAAGACAGGCGCAATCAATTTGCTTGATCTTGCACGTATTGCCTATGAAAGTGGATTAAACACCTCAACATAA
- a CDS encoding nitroreductase family protein, which produces MQETQVEMTVFEAILARRCVRNYTERVVDLGAIHILLEAAIHGPTALHEEPWTFAIIRDKELLKDISDYAKPLFAGELQIAGRAPGSFTEPDFNIFYDASTLILICSKQTGSCVAADCWLAAENLMLAACAMKLGSCVIGAALTALNTPDIKVKLNIPEEFSIIVPIILGYPNGETPPTRRKKPVIITLTS; this is translated from the coding sequence ATGCAAGAAACACAGGTTGAAATGACTGTTTTTGAGGCCATTCTAGCTAGGCGTTGTGTTCGTAATTACACTGAGCGAGTAGTTGACTTGGGCGCTATACACATCTTGCTAGAAGCCGCCATACATGGTCCTACAGCATTACATGAGGAACCATGGACATTTGCCATTATTCGCGATAAAGAGCTATTAAAAGATATTTCAGATTATGCCAAACCTCTGTTTGCTGGAGAACTTCAAATAGCAGGACGCGCCCCTGGTTCCTTTACTGAACCTGATTTCAATATTTTCTACGATGCGAGTACGCTGATTCTGATTTGCTCGAAACAAACCGGGTCTTGTGTAGCTGCGGATTGCTGGCTGGCAGCCGAGAATCTGATGCTGGCAGCATGTGCCATGAAATTGGGGAGCTGTGTAATCGGTGCTGCATTGACAGCTTTAAATACACCAGATATCAAGGTTAAATTAAATATCCCGGAAGAATTTTCTATTATTGTCCCGATTATTCTTGGTTACCCAAATGGGGAGACACCCCCTACTCGGAGAAAGAAACCTGTCATTATCACACTAACCAGTTAG
- a CDS encoding glycosyltransferase family 39 protein, with the protein MHPNNVLPGNIIWRLCFIGLLAAAVDAGSFLLLMHSEAGLSLAHITSFLIAASINYSFFSKCLPQSIDPNSLRWQLFSRYSIVSILVLLMRGGLLTLLLNVWHIPLTLAIFLIIVITAAMSYMGLVFYIFPLLQQLPSPAIGWREATIGIIVFAILLRLIYLVQAQLIPDEAYYWVYAQHMDLSFFDHPPMVAWLIWLGTSIFGDNELGVRISAFICSLITMGYLYALACNLYDKQTGLRTLLLLAILPFSFATGMLMTADAPLIAAWAATLYYMERALIAGRSSAWLGMGITFGLGLLSKYTIGLLGMAALLFVILDPIARRWMRRAHPYLAALLALLLFTPVLIWNAEHNWASFLFQGRRLEGAGDDQFSVHLLFLNILVLLTPAGFLAAVWALITGGNQDSDQSAQRRRLFLRVFTGTPFAVFFVLSMFDSMRFHWTAPLWLAVLPTIAWMMGQTHHLGNIASRLQAAWNPTIAISMIAYALILHYVVLGFPGIPYPEFMKRYFWRETTIEVEKVVQNIQQQTGQKPLVVGMSKWPIASSLSFYNRKEPMDIRSRNMFGDSGAMYQFWYPSEPPTMRPIILVGIEKNHLEQGRWGNDITYMLDQPGPIQSQLIMRENKPLRWVYYRIARGYRGN; encoded by the coding sequence ATGCATCCTAACAATGTACTCCCTGGCAACATAATCTGGCGGCTTTGTTTTATCGGGTTACTTGCTGCGGCAGTGGATGCAGGTTCTTTCCTATTGCTAATGCATAGTGAGGCTGGTCTTTCATTAGCGCATATCACAAGCTTTCTCATAGCTGCTTCGATAAATTACTCATTCTTTTCGAAATGCTTGCCTCAATCAATTGACCCAAACTCCCTGCGATGGCAGCTATTCAGTCGCTACTCGATAGTCAGTATCCTGGTTTTGCTGATGCGCGGCGGCTTATTAACCTTGCTTCTTAACGTCTGGCATATACCACTCACACTGGCCATTTTTCTGATTATCGTTATAACCGCTGCGATGAGTTATATGGGGCTCGTATTTTATATATTTCCGCTTCTGCAGCAGCTGCCTTCTCCAGCTATAGGCTGGCGTGAGGCCACGATTGGGATTATCGTGTTTGCTATCCTGCTGCGCTTGATCTATTTAGTTCAAGCTCAGCTAATTCCAGACGAAGCATACTACTGGGTATATGCTCAGCATATGGACCTGAGCTTCTTTGATCACCCACCCATGGTTGCATGGCTGATCTGGCTTGGTACCTCAATCTTTGGTGATAATGAGTTAGGGGTCCGCATCAGTGCATTCATTTGCAGTCTGATAACAATGGGTTATCTATATGCATTAGCATGCAACCTTTACGACAAACAGACGGGGTTGCGCACGCTGTTGTTACTGGCCATCTTACCCTTTAGCTTTGCAACCGGCATGTTGATGACAGCAGATGCACCCTTGATCGCAGCCTGGGCTGCCACACTCTATTACATGGAACGTGCGCTAATAGCCGGTCGCAGTTCTGCCTGGCTGGGTATGGGAATCACATTCGGCCTCGGTCTTCTCTCAAAATATACCATTGGCTTATTGGGTATGGCAGCTTTATTGTTTGTTATCCTGGATCCCATCGCGCGTCGCTGGATGCGACGTGCTCATCCCTATCTTGCTGCCCTACTTGCCTTATTATTATTTACCCCGGTCCTTATCTGGAATGCCGAACATAACTGGGCTTCATTCCTGTTTCAAGGGCGACGACTAGAAGGAGCGGGTGATGATCAATTCTCAGTACATCTTCTGTTTCTTAATATTTTAGTGCTACTCACACCAGCTGGATTCCTTGCTGCAGTATGGGCGCTCATAACAGGTGGTAATCAAGATAGCGATCAATCTGCACAAAGACGTCGCTTGTTTTTGCGGGTTTTCACTGGAACGCCATTTGCGGTATTTTTTGTTCTTAGTATGTTCGATTCAATGCGTTTTCACTGGACTGCTCCGCTATGGTTAGCGGTATTGCCAACGATAGCATGGATGATGGGACAGACCCATCATTTAGGCAATATCGCAAGCCGTCTGCAGGCAGCATGGAACCCGACTATCGCAATTTCCATGATTGCCTATGCATTGATACTACACTATGTCGTACTGGGATTTCCAGGTATCCCCTATCCGGAGTTCATGAAACGCTATTTCTGGCGTGAAACAACTATTGAAGTTGAAAAAGTCGTTCAGAATATACAGCAACAAACTGGACAAAAACCGCTTGTCGTAGGCATGAGCAAATGGCCGATTGCGAGCTCACTGTCTTTCTACAATCGAAAAGAACCTATGGATATTCGCTCACGTAATATGTTTGGTGATAGCGGCGCTATGTATCAATTCTGGTATCCATCGGAACCGCCAACCATGCGGCCGATCATACTGGTTGGTATAGAGAAAAACCATCTTGAGCAGGGCCGCTGGGGTAACGATATTACTTATATGCTTGATCAACCTGGCCCCATACAGAGCCAGTTAATCATGCGTGAGAATAAACCGTTGCGGTGGGTATATTATAGAATTGCCCGAGGATATCGGGGTAATTGA
- a CDS encoding O-antigen ligase family protein translates to MQNKLVSSANLIQTSYAWHNILTKAMLLFLGIALWSKWLSLPAGIVLTVLWILDGGFNRLRGMIKDPFVMAILILSGVVALGTLWGDYPEFGYIKWRRYFAFLIFIPFLSLLNKERLPWAIGGLLTGYFGVLLMGFYQWAIVGVQGIPPLNISYLNFSLMLGIGVMLAIYLASINSDKKLKSALWFFGGFLLFLQFNQDARGPLLATLVSTGLLILLFYKTNIRILAGIALSLMTVVLIFAFNSASFQGRLIQILDGVELYQQGKYGTSLGYRLAIWDIGLHGIMQKPLTGYGTGKAGSYFEDTITTYKDGRYKNLPEYHKTTNYHNDWIEIGMHVGVLGIFALAFLLKSWFQTLRAYQLPILGVTLVSFVFLSGLTDTFILYSKIPTLLLVITAIAISWQKETGTIELESCR, encoded by the coding sequence ATGCAAAATAAACTAGTCAGTTCAGCCAATCTGATACAGACTTCTTATGCATGGCACAACATATTGACAAAAGCCATGTTACTTTTTTTGGGTATTGCTTTGTGGAGCAAGTGGCTGAGCCTGCCTGCCGGTATCGTTTTGACTGTACTCTGGATTTTGGATGGTGGTTTTAACCGGTTGAGAGGAATGATCAAAGATCCTTTCGTAATGGCAATACTCATTTTATCTGGTGTGGTTGCACTCGGAACACTCTGGGGTGATTATCCTGAGTTTGGATATATAAAGTGGAGAAGATATTTTGCCTTCTTGATCTTTATTCCTTTTTTATCTTTGTTGAATAAAGAGCGCTTGCCTTGGGCAATCGGGGGATTGCTCACTGGTTATTTCGGTGTTTTACTGATGGGGTTTTATCAATGGGCAATTGTTGGAGTACAAGGAATCCCTCCTCTCAATATTAGCTATTTAAATTTTTCATTAATGCTCGGGATTGGAGTCATGCTGGCGATCTACCTGGCAAGCATAAATAGCGATAAAAAATTAAAGTCAGCACTCTGGTTTTTTGGCGGCTTCTTGTTGTTTCTTCAATTCAATCAAGATGCACGTGGGCCTCTCCTGGCAACCCTGGTGTCGACGGGTTTATTAATTCTTCTATTCTATAAAACAAACATCAGAATATTGGCTGGCATTGCATTGTCATTAATGACTGTGGTCCTTATATTTGCATTCAATAGCGCCAGCTTTCAGGGAAGGCTGATTCAAATCCTTGACGGTGTAGAGTTATACCAGCAAGGAAAATATGGCACGAGCCTTGGATATCGTCTTGCCATCTGGGATATAGGTTTGCACGGTATTATGCAAAAACCATTAACTGGGTATGGTACAGGAAAAGCAGGCAGTTATTTCGAAGATACGATAACCACTTATAAAGATGGTCGTTATAAGAATCTACCTGAATATCATAAAACAACTAACTATCACAATGATTGGATTGAAATTGGCATGCATGTCGGAGTGCTTGGCATTTTCGCGTTAGCCTTTCTTCTAAAAAGCTGGTTTCAAACGCTACGAGCTTACCAACTTCCTATCTTGGGAGTAACCCTGGTCAGTTTTGTTTTCTTATCAGGCCTAACGGACACCTTTATTCTTTATAGCAAAATTCCTACTTTACTACTTGTCATTACCGCTATTGCCATCAGCTGGCAAAAAGAAACAGGAACAATCGAACTTGAGAGCTGCCGCTAG
- a CDS encoding N-acylneuraminate cytidylyltransferase: protein MHWVAFMPLRANSKSIPDKNIRSIAGRPLFAWSLEQALTSQCFDEIYVATDSPRIRKRVLEEFPSAVKVLDRSAETCTDTASTESAMLEFHQKISFDVVSLIQATSPLTRADDFRMAKHKFITDNLDSLLTAVSSKRFFWTQSAIPINYDPANRPRRQDFEGCLMENGAFYFTRAKLLKETASRLGGRIGIHEMTAETAIEIDDEVDWVVVEQLLLRQKLKSTLGASQIKAFILDVDGTLTDGGMYYGSDGEVFKKFNTRDAHGLQLLRENGIKVCVMSSEASPAVAARMKKLNIDEYYPGIKNKFEVLQSKAKLWRMSLQDIAYMGDDLCDLDCISRVGAAICPADAVPEIMQRVHYVCIRPAGHGAVREACDLILGINLEMNMTSQKNHS, encoded by the coding sequence ATGCACTGGGTTGCTTTTATGCCTCTGCGTGCGAATTCGAAATCGATTCCTGATAAGAATATTCGCTCCATCGCAGGTCGGCCTCTATTCGCCTGGAGTCTGGAACAAGCGCTTACTTCACAGTGTTTTGATGAGATTTACGTTGCTACCGATTCACCAAGAATCCGAAAGAGAGTACTGGAAGAATTTCCTTCTGCTGTTAAAGTGCTGGATCGTTCGGCTGAAACGTGCACAGACACAGCGAGTACCGAAAGCGCTATGCTCGAGTTTCACCAGAAAATATCATTTGATGTGGTTAGTCTGATCCAGGCTACTTCACCGCTTACCCGTGCAGATGATTTCCGTATGGCTAAGCATAAATTTATTACTGACAATCTGGATTCTCTGCTAACTGCCGTGTCATCGAAACGTTTTTTCTGGACCCAATCAGCAATACCTATTAACTATGATCCGGCTAATCGCCCAAGACGGCAAGATTTTGAAGGATGTCTCATGGAAAATGGGGCTTTTTACTTTACACGAGCAAAACTGCTGAAAGAAACGGCCAGCCGTTTGGGCGGGCGCATCGGTATTCATGAGATGACTGCTGAAACTGCGATTGAGATTGATGATGAAGTCGACTGGGTGGTGGTGGAGCAACTTCTGCTAAGGCAAAAATTAAAATCCACCCTCGGTGCTTCACAGATTAAAGCATTCATCCTTGATGTGGACGGCACACTAACTGATGGCGGTATGTATTATGGATCGGATGGTGAGGTATTCAAGAAGTTTAATACCCGCGATGCACATGGTTTGCAATTGCTGCGTGAAAACGGCATCAAGGTCTGTGTCATGAGCTCCGAAGCTAGCCCTGCTGTTGCCGCGAGAATGAAGAAACTGAATATTGATGAATACTATCCAGGAATAAAAAATAAATTTGAAGTGCTCCAGAGTAAGGCTAAGCTCTGGCGGATGTCTTTACAAGATATCGCCTATATGGGAGACGATCTTTGTGATTTAGACTGCATAAGCAGGGTAGGCGCGGCTATCTGCCCAGCAGATGCTGTCCCAGAAATTATGCAGCGAGTTCATTATGTTTGCATCCGTCCGGCTGGACATGGTGCTGTGCGAGAAGCATGCGATCTGATCCTTGGAATCAATCTAGAGATGAACATGACTTCTCAAAAAAATCATTCTTAA